In Salmo trutta chromosome 37, fSalTru1.1, whole genome shotgun sequence, the following proteins share a genomic window:
- the serinc2l gene encoding serine incorporator 2 isoform X1 — protein sequence MGACMALCSLASCASCLCGSAPCLLCGCCPSSRNSTVTRLVFSFFLLLGTLVSVIMILPGMEAQLQKIPGFCQGASTIPGMENQFNCDVIVGYKSVYRMCFAMTCFFFLFSAIMVRVQSSKDPRAAIQNGFWFFKFLILVGITVGAFFIPDGTFHTVWFYFGVVGSFIFIVIQLILLIDFAHSWNKIWVGNAEEGNSKCWFAGLLSFTFLHYALAFTSGVLFYIYYTQPNDCTEHKVFISLNLIFSVIISIVSILPKVQEAQPQSGLLQASLISLYTMYVTWSAMTNNPNRKCNPSLLSLVSNVSSSEPTPTSAPGQVQWWDAQSIVGLVIFLFCTLYASIRSSSNTQVNKLMQTEEGGGYGGEGKVGEDGVRRAVDNEEEGVTYSYSFFHFHLCLASLYIMMTLTNWYQPDTTTQAMQSSMPAVWVKISSSWLGLGLYLWTLLAPLMFPDRDFS from the exons GCCTCCTGTCTGTGTGGCTCCGCTCCGTGTTTGCTATGTGGCTGCTGTCCCTCCTCCAGAAACTCCACCGTCACCCGGCTGGTGTTCTCCTTCTTTCTACTCCTAGGGACCCTGGTGTCTGTCATCATGATCCTCCCTGGCATGGAGGCACAGCTCCAAAAA ATCCCAGGCTTCTGTCAGGGTGCGAGCACCATACCAGGCATGGAGAACCAGTTTaactgtgatgtcattgtgggctACAAGTCGGTGTACCGCATGTGCTTCGCCATGACctgcttcttcttcctcttctcagCCATCATGGTCCGCGTCCAGAGCAGCAAAGATCCGCGTGCAGCCATTCAGAATGG TTTCTGGTTCTTTAAGTTTCTGATCCTGGTCGGCATCACTGTGGGAGCCTTCTTCATCCCGGATGGAACCTTCCATACTG TGTGGTTTTACTTTGGCGTGGTTGGCTCATTCATCTTCATCGTCATCCAGCTTATCCTTCTCATCGACTTTGCCCACTCTTGGAACAAGATATGGGTGGGGAACGCCGAAGAGGGCAACTCAAAGTGCTGGTTTGCAG gctTGTTGTCATTCACCTTCCTCCACTACGCACTGGCCTTCACCTCAGGGGTGCTGTTCTACATCTACTACACCCAGCCTAACGACTGCACCGAGCACAAGGTCTTCATTAGCCTCAACCTCATCTTCAGCGTCATCATCTCCATCGTCTCCATCCTGCCCAAAGTACAG GAAGCCCAGCCCCAGTCTGGTTTGctccaggcctctctcatctccctctacaCCATGTATGTCACCTGGTCCGCCATGACCAACAACCCAA aCCGTAAGTGTAACCCCAGCCTGCTGAGTCTGGTGTCAAATGTCAGCTCCAGCGAGCCCACACCCACCAGTGCCCCAGGACAGGTGCAGTGGTGGGACGCCCAGAGCATTGTGGGTTTGGTCATCTTCCTCTTCTGCACTCTCTAtgccag TATCCGTTCGTCCAGCAACACCCAGGTGAACAAGCTGATGCAGACCGAGGAGGGCGGGGGTTATGGAGGAGAGGGCAAGGTTGGGGAGGACGGTGTGCGACGGGCCGTGGATAATGAGGAGGAGGGGGTCACCTACAGCTACTCCTTCTTCCACTTCCACCTCTGCCTGGCCTCCCTCTACATCATGATGACACTCACCAACTGGTACCA GCCTGACACCACCACCCAGGCCATGCAGAGCAGTATGCCAGCTGTGTGGGTGAAGATCAGCTCCAGTTGGCTGGGCCTGGGCCTCTACCTCTGGACCCTGCTCGCCCCTCTCATGTTTCCCGACCGAGACTTCAGCTGA
- the serinc2l gene encoding serine incorporator 1 isoform X2 yields MWLLSLLQKLHRHPAGVLLLSTPRDPGVCHHDPPWHGGTAPKTIMVRVQSSKDPRAAIQNGFWFFKFLILVGITVGAFFIPDGTFHTVWFYFGVVGSFIFIVIQLILLIDFAHSWNKIWVGNAEEGNSKCWFAGLLSFTFLHYALAFTSGVLFYIYYTQPNDCTEHKVFISLNLIFSVIISIVSILPKVQEAQPQSGLLQASLISLYTMYVTWSAMTNNPNRKCNPSLLSLVSNVSSSEPTPTSAPGQVQWWDAQSIVGLVIFLFCTLYASIRSSSNTQVNKLMQTEEGGGYGGEGKVGEDGVRRAVDNEEEGVTYSYSFFHFHLCLASLYIMMTLTNWYQPDTTTQAMQSSMPAVWVKISSSWLGLGLYLWTLLAPLMFPDRDFS; encoded by the exons ATGTGGCTGCTGTCCCTCCTCCAGAAACTCCACCGTCACCCGGCTGGTGTTCTCCTTCTTTCTACTCCTAGGGACCCTGGTGTCTGTCATCATGATCCTCCCTGGCATGGAGGCACAGCTCCAAAAA CCATCATGGTCCGCGTCCAGAGCAGCAAAGATCCGCGTGCAGCCATTCAGAATGG TTTCTGGTTCTTTAAGTTTCTGATCCTGGTCGGCATCACTGTGGGAGCCTTCTTCATCCCGGATGGAACCTTCCATACTG TGTGGTTTTACTTTGGCGTGGTTGGCTCATTCATCTTCATCGTCATCCAGCTTATCCTTCTCATCGACTTTGCCCACTCTTGGAACAAGATATGGGTGGGGAACGCCGAAGAGGGCAACTCAAAGTGCTGGTTTGCAG gctTGTTGTCATTCACCTTCCTCCACTACGCACTGGCCTTCACCTCAGGGGTGCTGTTCTACATCTACTACACCCAGCCTAACGACTGCACCGAGCACAAGGTCTTCATTAGCCTCAACCTCATCTTCAGCGTCATCATCTCCATCGTCTCCATCCTGCCCAAAGTACAG GAAGCCCAGCCCCAGTCTGGTTTGctccaggcctctctcatctccctctacaCCATGTATGTCACCTGGTCCGCCATGACCAACAACCCAA aCCGTAAGTGTAACCCCAGCCTGCTGAGTCTGGTGTCAAATGTCAGCTCCAGCGAGCCCACACCCACCAGTGCCCCAGGACAGGTGCAGTGGTGGGACGCCCAGAGCATTGTGGGTTTGGTCATCTTCCTCTTCTGCACTCTCTAtgccag TATCCGTTCGTCCAGCAACACCCAGGTGAACAAGCTGATGCAGACCGAGGAGGGCGGGGGTTATGGAGGAGAGGGCAAGGTTGGGGAGGACGGTGTGCGACGGGCCGTGGATAATGAGGAGGAGGGGGTCACCTACAGCTACTCCTTCTTCCACTTCCACCTCTGCCTGGCCTCCCTCTACATCATGATGACACTCACCAACTGGTACCA GCCTGACACCACCACCCAGGCCATGCAGAGCAGTATGCCAGCTGTGTGGGTGAAGATCAGCTCCAGTTGGCTGGGCCTGGGCCTCTACCTCTGGACCCTGCTCGCCCCTCTCATGTTTCCCGACCGAGACTTCAGCTGA